From Callithrix jacchus isolate 240 chromosome 3, calJac240_pri, whole genome shotgun sequence, a single genomic window includes:
- the LOC100404363 gene encoding tripartite motif-containing protein 75 yields MARAARVTKLKAESKCSICLDYLRDPVTIDCGHNFCRPCIQQSWTDLQELFPCPVCRHQCQDRHFRSNTQMGRMIEIAEILESAKSKKKRREQRTLCEKHNQPLSVFCEEELVVLCPLCTQLSNHQGHHVRPIEEAACHHRERLRSYIQPLKKQLADLQKLISTQSKKLLELREKVESQRQELSSEFEHLTQFLDREQQAALSRLAEEEKDNQQKLSANITAFSNYTATLKSQLNKVVELSELSEPELLSQIKLFYESENESSPSIFSIHLKRDGCSFPPQYSALRRIIKKFKVDVILDSETAHPNLIVSEDKKCVRFTKRKQKVPGFPKRFTVKPVVLGFPCFHSGRHFWEIEVGDKSEWAIGICKDSLPTKVRRPSSAQQGCWRIELQDDGYHAPGAFPTPLLLEVKARTIGIFVDYELGEISFYNMAEKSHICTFSDTFTGPLRPYFYVGPDSQPLRIYTGTAGE; encoded by the coding sequence ATGGCAAGGGCAGCACGTGTGACCAAACTCAAAGCAGAATCCAAATGCTCCATCTGTCTGGATTACCTGAGAGACCCCGTCACCATCGATTGTGGGCACAACTTCTGTCGGCCCTGCATCCAACAGTCCTGGACGGATCTACAGGAACTGTTTCCTTGCCCTGTCTGTCGTCACCAATGTCAAGACAGGCACTTCAGGAGCAACACCCAGATGGGAAGGATGATTGAAATTGCCGAGATACTCGAGAGTGCTAAGAGCAAGAAAAAGAGGCGGGAACAGAGGACCTTGTGCGAGAAGCACAACCAGCCCCTGAGCGTTTTCTGCGAGGAGGAACTGGTAGTGCTGTGTCCCCTGTGCACTCAGCTCTCTAACCACCAGGGCCACCACGTGAGGCCCATAGAGGAGGCTGCCTGTCATCACAGGGAAAGGCTTCGCAGTTACATCCAGCCCCTGAAAAAGCAATTGGCAgaccttcaaaaattaataagcaCTCAAagcaaaaaactcttagaactgagAGAGAAGGTAGAAAGCCAAAGGCAGGAACTGTCCTCTGAATTTGAGCACCTCACCCAGTTTTTAGACCGTGAGCAACAGGCAGCTCTCTCCAGACTAGCTGAAGAAGAGAAGGACAATCAGCAGAAACTCAGTGCAAACATAACAGCATTTTCAAACTACACTGCCACACTCAAAAGCCAATTAAATAAGGTAGTAGAGCTCAGTGAGCTGTCTGAACCGGAACTGCTGTCACAAATTAAACTTTTCTATGAGTCTGAAAATGAGAGTAGCCCGTCAATCTTTTCAATTCATTTGAAGAGAGATGGCTGCAGTTTTCCTCCCCAATATTCTGCTCTGCGgagaattataaagaaatttaaagtagATGTAATTCTAGACTCTGAAACAGCACACCCTAACCTGATTGTATCTGAAGATAAAAAATGTGTGAGatttacaaagagaaaacaaaaggttCCTGGTTTCCCAAAAAGATTTACAGTCAAGCCAGTTGTTCTGGGTTTTCCATGTTTTCATTCTGGCAGGCATTTCTGGGAGATTGAAGTGGGAGATAAGTCGGAATGGGCTATTGGCATTTGCAAAGATTCTCTTCCCACAAAGGTGAGGAGACCCTCATCAGCCCAGCAGGGATGTTGGAGAATTGAGCTGCAGGATGATGGCTATCACGCACCAGGGGCTTTTCCAACCCCTCTCTTGTTAGAAGTGAAAGCTAGGACCATTGGCATTTTCGTGGACTATGAGCTGGGTGAGATCTCATTCTATAACATGGCTGAGAAATCTCACATCTGTACTTTCTCTGACACTTTTACTGGACCTCTTCGGCCTTATTTCTACGTAGGACCAGATTCACAACCTCTCAGAATCTATACAGGAACAGCTGGTGAATAA
- the TRIM60 gene encoding tripartite motif-containing protein 60, translating into MDFVTALAKLQEASSCPICLDYLKDPVTINCGDNFCRSCLSVSWKDLDDTFPCPVCRFCFPYKSFRKNHQLRNFTEIAEQLQIRRSKRKRQKENAVCEKHNQFLTLFCVKDLEILCIQCSLSTKHQKHYICPIEKAAPYHREILEGSLESLKNNIKRVEKVIILQGSKSVQLKKKVEYKREEINSEFEQIRLFLQNEQEAILRQIQDEEMDILAKLNENLVKFSDYVSILKHLLREVEGKSVQSNLELLTHVKSIHNRYQNLKRPELFSFKLTKYGFSLPPQYSGLDRIIKPFQVDVILDLDTAHPHLTVSEDRKAVRYGRTKPNICYNPRRFYACPAVLGSQRFCSGRHYWEVEVGNKPKWILGVCQDCLLRNWQDQPSVLGGFWAIGLYMKSGYVVSGPKTTRLLPVVNPSKIGIFLDYELGDLSFYNMNDRSVLYTFNDSFTEAVWPYFYTGTDSKPLKICSVSDSEG; encoded by the coding sequence ATGGATTTTGTGACAGCCCTGGCTAAACTCCAAGAGGCATCTAGCTGTCCCATCTGTCTGGATTACTTGAAAGACCCAGTGACCATCAACTGTGGGGACAACTTCTGTCGCTCCTGCCTCAGTGTATCCTGGAAGGATCTAGATGATACCTTTCCCTGTCCTGTTTGCCGTTTTTGCTTTCCATACAAGAGCTTCAGGAAGAACCACCAGCTCCGTAATTTCACTGAAATTGCTGAACAACTCCAGATTAGGAGGAGcaagagaaaaaggcagaaagagaatGCCGTGTGTGAAAAGCACAATCAGTTTCTGACCCTCTTCTGTGTGAAGGATCTAGAGATCTTATGTATACAGTGCAGTTTGTCCACTAAACACCAGAAGCACTACATTTGCCCTATTGAGAAAGCTGCCCCTTATCACAGAGAAATTCTGGAAGGTAGCCTTGAGTCCTTGAAGAATAATATAAAACGAGTTGAAAAAGTGATAATTCTGCAAGGCAGCAAGTCAGTGCAGCTGAAAAAGAAGGTAGAATATAAgagggaagaaataaattctgAGTTTGAGCAAATTAGATTGTTTTTACAGAATGAGCAAGAGGCTATTCTTAGGCAGATACAAGATGAAGAGATGGACATTttagcaaaactaaatgaaaaccTTGTAAAATTTTCAGATTATGTTTCTATATTAAAACATCTACTGAGGGAGGTAGAGGGCAAGTCTGTGCAGTCAAACCTGGAATTACTGACACATGTGAAGAGTATACACAACAGGTATCAAAACCTAAAACGCCCTGAactcttttcatttaaattaacaaaatatggTTTTAGTCTTCCTCCTCAATATTCTGGCTTGGACAGAATTATCAAGCCATTTCAAGTAGATGTGATTCTAGATCTTGACACAGCACATCCTCACCTTACTGTCTCTGAGGATAGAAAAGCTGTGCGATATGgaagaacaaaaccaaacattTGTTACAACCCAAGGAGATTTTATGCCTGCCCTGCTGTCCTGGGCTCTCAGAGATTTTGTTCTGGCCGACATTACTGGGAGGTAGAAGTGGGAAACAAGCCTAAATGGATATTGGGTGTATGTCAAGACTGTCTTCTTAGGAACTGGCAGGATCAACCATCAGTTCTGGGTGGATTCTGGGCAATTGGGCTATATATGAAGAGTGGTTACGTTGTGTCAGGTCCTAAGACAACCCGGCTTCTGCCAGTAGTAAATCCCAGTAAGATTGGTATTTTTCTGGACTATGAATTGGGTGATCTTTCCTTTTATAATATGAATGACAGGTCTGTTCTTTATACTTTCAATGATTCTTTCACAGAAGCTGTTTGGCCTTATTTCTATACTGGAACAGATTCCAAACCTCTTAAAATCTGTTCAGTATCAGATTCTGAAGGATAA